In Aedes albopictus strain Foshan chromosome 3, AalbF5, whole genome shotgun sequence, the following are encoded in one genomic region:
- the LOC134290232 gene encoding uncharacterized protein LOC134290232, whose product MKCIYPLLEESSPYIPKLEKIIGRFRKALLNIEIQHTFHKIKVITQTMNQARHNIETTTNPSLSVEFIDTQRRAYATRKAHAERVTRRKLDRLLNIGHPPHDSLPTLNERAILNATDVAIPTEVETLLSLGPKFALPVHLPKPNTVYHLIADVESILRTNPDREVQDRNRCLVGTRIQNYLVRPQQQRTPLDRFATNASRATSKFLAENPQLCVLESDKGKRMVIMLVQEYDDKMLALLNDSAYKVLQNDPTASLQKKTNNMAKRLADLKLIDRSTLGRLQTQSATCPRIYGQPKAHKPNLPLRPVVPNITAPTYQLSKFIAHILQTTFTSQYNVKDSFTFAQEINAITIPSEHVLVSFDVVSLFTNIPKNLIIRSIIFR is encoded by the coding sequence ATGAAGTGCATTTATCCATTACTGGAAGAAAGCAGCCCCTACATCCCAAAGCTGGAGAAAATCATTGGTCGATTTCGGAAAGCTCTCCTGAACATCGAAATCCAGCATACATTCCACAAGATCAAAGTGATAACACAAACCATGAATCAAGCTCGACACAACATCGAAACAACTACCAATCCGTCTCTATCGGTAGAATTCATCGACACACAGCGCAGAGCATATGCAACCCGAAAAGCACATGCTGAAAGGGTTACACGAAGAAAGCTCGATCGTCTACTCAATATAGGCCACCCACCACACGACTCCCTCCCGACGCTAAATGAAAGAGCAATACTCAACGCAACTGATGTAGCCATACCTACGGAAGTAGAAACTCTACTCAGCCTGGGTCCGAAATTCGCACTCCCGGTGCATCTACCAAAACCAAATACCGTGTACCACCTCATCGCAGACGTGGAATCAATCTTGCGTACGAATCCGGATCGAGAAGTACAAGATCGGAACCGATGCTTGGTGGGAACTCGAATACAAAACTACCTAGTACGTCCACAACAGCAAAGAACGCCGCTTGACAGATTTGCTACCAATGCGTCGCGTGCAACCAGTAAGTTTCTTGCTGAAAACCCACAGCTTTGTGTCCTAGAATCTGATAAAGGCAAAAGAATGGTGATAATGCTTGTCCAGGAGTACGATGACAAAATGCTCGCGCTTCTTAACGACTCTGCATACAAGGTTCTACAAAACGACCCCACTGCTAGTCTTCAGAAGAAAACGAACAACATGGCAAAACGGCTGGCCGATCTAAAGCTGATTGACCGATCCACGCTCGGCAGATTGCAAACCCAATCAGCAACCTGCCCCCGCATATATGGACAACCGAAGGCGCATAAACCAAACCTGCCGTTGCGTCCCGTTGTGCCTAACATCACGGCCCCCACGTACCAGTTGTCGAAATTCATCGCTCACATTTTACAAACCACCTTCACCAGCCAGTACAACGTCAAGGACAGCTTTACATTCGCCCAGGAAATCAACGCAATCACCATACCGTCCGAGCATGTCCTCGTCTCTTTTGACGTGGTCTCCCTATTCACCAACATTCCGAAGAACCTCATCATTCGCAGTATCATTTTTCGATAG